A stretch of Eleutherodactylus coqui strain aEleCoq1 chromosome 2, aEleCoq1.hap1, whole genome shotgun sequence DNA encodes these proteins:
- the LOC136610279 gene encoding cyclin-dependent kinase 13-like: MEDLQRQIRQAIQLDGAEWLQDFIVGCRSESESGRPAEEPTRKTGAAEEAAQEGDAGRGRPKRRKNPPARLSPSPAAKRGGQKSGRGAEKRSGAGRTATNLAPNSNRAAGRAPAEETRASPAGSPPAKRGQAAALRARSGAKDQRATGRTEAEPARGEEPRRSTDSRRGSRQSSGDRATSARGSSSPLSGSSFERPLPSHYPDQAPIRGQGTRSRQPPLPSRAYRHDTSEHYLRGARSRSPAQQQLYAPPAPRRLCYVNPRFVGPPSSGGGESSYSYASRASNNRQGKGAKQRQREKARRERYQRKRDREHARLAAEADREPRSASVGNVGDNASGTEHRHQKESYRHATASTTAAAYKDYLRHGRRDFSEERPERGHLGAEHERRALEAPQTSTRQQSPSWGRSPGGRPVRTTTLAEPEDGQAEKWKACIVGHSYVYWAQRRAAVRPLGSDLGLPGTPVTWHGVRGLRWPDMLKLITDISRSNPRRVILVIHAGGNDLGKMKTRDLLAIMKQDILRFRSCFQEVIIVWSDIVARRYWRGARNVEAIEKVRKLVNMKMSQFVQSIGGVAVRHWELEGKERGSLREDGVHLNDLGLDTFLSGLQDGVEAALARVGGVGRNEPQ; encoded by the exons ATGGAGGACTTACAGCGGCAGATACGGCAAGCGATCCAGCTTGATGGCGCGGAGTGGCTGCAGGACTTCATCGTCGGCTGCAGGTCGGAATCCGAATCCGGGAGGCCGGCGGAGGAGCCGACACGGAAGACAGGAGCAGCGGAAGAAGCGGCAcaggagggggatgccgggcgaggacgcCCGAAGCGCAGGAAGAATCCACCGGCGAGACTCAGCCCGAGTCCAGCAGCAAAGCGAGGCGGCCAGAAGTCCGGTCGTGGCGCCGAGAAGAGGTCGGGAGCGGGGCGCACAGCAACAAatttggcgccaaattcaaaccgcgCGGCGGGAAGAGCGCCCGCGGAAGAGACTCGGGCATCACCAGCTGGCAGTCCGCCAGCAAAGAGGGGGCAAGCGGCAGCGTTGAGGGCACGCTCCGGTGCGAAAGACCAGCGCGCGACAGGGCGCACGGAAGCCGAACCGGCCAGGGGAGAGGAGCCACGCAGAAG CACAGATAGCAGGAGGGGAAGCAGGCAGAGCAGCGGGGACAGGGCCACTTCTGCAAGGGGGAGCTCGAGCCCGTTGTCGGGCAGCTCGTTTGAAAGGCCCCTTCCAAGTCACTACCCGGACCAAGCCCCCATAAGGGGTCAGGGCACTCGATCCCGGCAACCACCACTACCTTCTCGTGCATACAGACACGATACCAGCGAGCACTACTTACGCGGTGCACGCAGTAGATCACCCGCTCAGCAGCAGTTGTACGCGCCCCCAGCGCCGCGCAGGCTCTGCTACGTTAACCCACGCTTCGTGGGTCCCCCTTCCTCGGGGGGTGGCGAGTCTTCCTATAGTTACGCTAGTCGTGCCAGCAACAACAGACAAGGCAAGGGCGCTAAGCAAAGGCAGAGGGAGAAGGCTAGGAGAGAGCGTTACCAGCGCAAGCGCGACAGAGAACACGCTAGGCTAGCGGCAGAGGCAGATAGAGAGCCAAGGAGTGCCAGTGTAGGGAACGTGGGCGACAACGCCAGTGGCACGGAGCATCGGCACCAAAAGGAAAGTTACCGCCATGCGACCGCATCAACAACAGCAGCGGCATACAAGGACTATTTACGCCATGGGAGGCGGGATTTCTCAGAAGAGCGGCCGGAGCGGGGCCACCTTGGAGCAGAACACGAAAGGCGGGCGCTAGAGGCTCCGCAAACAAGTACGCGGCAGCAGTCGCCCAGCTGGGGCAGAAGCCCAGGAGGAAGACCGGTAAGGACCACGACCTTGGCAGAGCCGGAGGACGGTCAAGCCG AGAAATGGAAGGCGTGCATTGTGGGACATTCCTACGTCTATTGGGCCCAGAGGAGGGCAGCAGTGCGGCCATTGGGATCGGACCTCGGCTTACCCGGAACAcccgtaacctggcacggagtccgggggctaagATGGCCCGACATGCTAAAACTAATAACGGACATAAGCAGGTCCAACCCTCGGAGAGTGATTTTGGTAATTCACGCGGGAGGAAACGACCTTGGTAAAATGAAGACAAGGGACCTTTTGGCTATCATGAAGCAGGACATTTTACGGTTTCGCTCATGTTTTCAGGAGGTGATAATCGTCTGGTCCGATATAGTTGCACGAAGGTATTGGAGAGGTGCAAGAAACGTGGAGGCGATAGAGAAAGTGCGAAAATtagtgaacatgaaaatgtcGCAGTTCGTGCAGTCCATTGGAGGGGTGGCGGTTCGCCACTGGGAGCTGGAAGGTAAAGAGAGGGGGTCATTGAGGGAGGACGGGGTCCACCTCAATGATCTGGGACTTGACACATTTTTATCTGGCTTGCAGGACGGCGTAGAGGCAGCTCTAGCCAGGGTAGGTGGggtgggacggaatgagccgcagtaa